A genomic stretch from Psilocybe cubensis strain MGC-MH-2018 chromosome 1, whole genome shotgun sequence includes:
- a CDS encoding Glucan 1,3-beta-glucosidase, translated as MENELTDMANQAASMIAGNTGTVPIIAPLNEPAGYFSDQLLSVTRQYWYDSYGNIRFPFGTSQQSNIVVMIHDAFQPLSYWSIFMPSPQWQGVIIDTHIYQMFSQALVSQTNAQHISTACGQLSSLSNSPLWTVVGEWTPAPNNCAKYLNGRGTGSRYEGTLSGSTRVGSCTGLTGKASGFSSSYKTFLRQYWEAQTQTYEKGNQGWIQWTWKAEAADEWSYQAGLANGWIPQNPTNYQFPNICG; from the exons ATGG AAAATGAGCTCACC GACATGGCAAACCAAGCAGCGTCCATGATTGCAGGAAACACCGGCACGGTGCCCATTATTGCCCCTCTAAACGA ACCTGCAGGTTACTTCAGTGACCAGTTATTATCCGTTACCAGACAG TACTGGTACGATAGCTACGGAAACATCAG ATTTCCATTCGGGACATCGCAGCAGAGCAACATAGTCGTGATGATccatgatgccttccaaCCTCTCAGCTACTGGAGTATCTTCATGCCTTCTCCCCAATGGCAGGGCGTTATAATTGACACTCACATTTACCAGATGTTCTCTCAAGCC CTGGTTTCCCAAACCAACGCTCAGCACATATCTACCGCATGCGGCCAGCTGTCTTCCCTCTCGAACTCCCCGCTCTGGACTGTCGTTGGAGAATGGACTCCTGCCCCCAACAACTGTGCCAAATATCTGAATGGCCGTGGCACAGGTTCTCGTTACGAAGGCACCCTTTCCGGATCAACGAGAGTTGGGAGTTGCACGGGCCTCACTGGGAAAGCTTCAGGCTTCAGCTCTAGTTACAAGACCTTCCTCCGCCAGTACTGGGAAGCGCAGACCCAAACTTACGAAAAGGGAAACCAAGGATGGATTCAGTGGACGTGGAAAGCTGAAGCTGCTGATGAATGGAGCTACCAGGCTGGTTTAGCTAACGGTTGGATTCCGCAGAACCCTACAAACTATCAATTCCCGAATATCTGTGGATAA